A DNA window from Candidatus Neomarinimicrobiota bacterium contains the following coding sequences:
- the rpmG gene encoding 50S ribosomal protein L33, producing MAGNSKRDLVVLECPDCHRRNYTTSKNRRVHPDRVVHKKYCPLCRMHTLHKETK from the coding sequence GTGGCAGGGAATAGTAAAAGGGATCTGGTTGTCTTGGAATGTCCGGACTGTCATCGACGGAACTATACGACTTCGAAGAACCGCCGGGTTCATCCGGACAGAGTCGTCCACAAGAAGTACTGTCCCTTGTGCCGGATGCATACCCTGCACAAGGAGACGAAGTGA